The genomic stretch gggtccacactacgctgGGTTGACAGGAGACATTCTcctgtcaacttaccttactcctctcattCGGGTAGAGTACTGGTCGACTGGATAGCGATCTCCGCTCAATTTGGCGAGTCTTCACTATACCCACTAAATCGAGCCAAGTGCATCGATCCCTGGGGTGTGGATGGTGCAGGGGTACTGTAGACATAGGCTCACGGTTGGTCATCTCAGGAAGGACTTGCTGCCAGCCCTGTTGGTTTCCTACTACTGTATATACTCATTTCTAAGCTTACTTTGCTTACAAGCGAGTAAAcgatttttaatttaattttacatgGAGGGAGTTGAGGAGGAATCTCTGCTAAATTCTTTCAGTAAATGGTGATACTTTTCTCCTGTTCTGTAGGTGCAAAAGCAGGATTCCGAGGGATTTAGCGTTCTTAGAAGGCAATGTTAATATACTAAATTTAGATGAGTCTGGCCTGAATCTGCTTTAGTTTTAGGACTTTTCACTCTGGATCCAAATTTAACAATTCTGACCCATCTCATAGAAATATAGGAATTGGTCAGACTGGTAAtctggtccatctagtccagtaccagaggcttcagaggaaggtgcaagaaaccctttGCCAGACAACCTTGGAATCAGCAGGCCATTAGCGCAGGTTTTTCCTAACCCCTTTAAATTAGAGGTTGGTTTATGCCCCAAAGCATGAGCATTTATATATTTTCATCTTTCTCTCCAGCATACCTCTGGCTGATCTTTAACTAAAATACCTAACATGATTTTTTACTCTTATTGTCATTACATCATATATATCATTTGGCcctaagcaaaataagcagtcatgagataagaggaaaggtcctctcacggatcagtaactggttaaaagataggcaaCAAGGGTAGGAATATATGGTCAgatttcacaatggagagaggtaaatagtggggttcccCAGGAATCTGCACTAGGACTGTGGTGTTCAAcctattcagaaatgatctggaaaagggagtgaacctGAGGTaccaaaatttgcagacgatacaaaaaaTCACTGAacatagttaagaccaaagctgaATGCAAAGAGTTACagagagatctcacaaaactgggtgactggacaacaaaaaaatggcagatgaaattaaatactgataagtgcaaagtaatgcacattggaaaacatataatcccaacaatacatacaaagtgatggggtcaaaattagccattaccactcaagaaacagatttttgagtcattgtggatagttctctgaagttGCTGGCCCAgcagactgaagtcctctgtctAGCCACAGATAAGATAAAGGCACCGATGGTACCATTGCAATTTACTCTACAGTGCTCAGCCATTGTGACTCAGTCCTAACCTGGACTCACTTGTAGGAGTAAAAGGACAGCTCCAGGCCCATTCAAGCCTTATCCTCTCCACTGAGACTGCAAACAACAGGCTTGGAGATGTGGACATTTTTGTCCACTGGGAATTGAATAGTTGCCATTTCACATATGCCAAACAGTCATCAGACGGTCCTGTGAGCCTGGGCTGAATTCAGAAAAGGACAGGCTCCATTCCCTAAAGTGAAAATCTTATTGTATGCAGCACTGGGTAGATTTTTACAGCGctgtatacatttttttaaaacaaccagCTACCAACCCTCTGAGTCATATCACTTCCATTTCCTCTTTATAGTTAGCTTATGAcgattttaaattttaaattcgTATAGTGTGTTGATATGTCATAGAAGTTTTATACTGGGTAACTAGAGATTAATGTGAATCACTTTCTCTCAATCATGTGTAATAGTAAAGTGAGAAGAAAAGAtggtctagtgcaggggtgggcaaactatggcccatgggccacatccagctcTCCAGACGTTTTAAttcagccctcgagctcccgccggggagcggggtccagggcttgccctgctctggtgcttcagctcgggagcagggttgggggcttgtcccactccgcacagctcctgaaagcagcggcatgtcctccctccagctcctacgcataagggcagccagggggcgcCACAtgctgaccccaccccaagagccgcccccacagctccctttggccggGAACCGCGGACAATGGGAGCTAGGGGGCggcgcctgcggatggggcagcacgcaaagctgcctggctgcacctccacgtaggagccggaggggggacatgccgctgcttctgggagctgactGAAGTaagccgcctggagcctgcactcctgactacctcccgcgccccaaccccctgacccagccctgattcccctcctgccctccaaaccccttggtcccaccctggagcaccctcctgcacccccaaccccttatccccagccccaccccaagccagaaccctcaccccccctcctgcatcccaatccccaatttcatgagcattcatggcctgccatacaatttccatatccagatgtggtcctcgggccaaaaagtttgcccacccctggtctagtggtTAAGGAGCTAGCCTAGGGAAACCCTCacggggatgttgtgaggataaatacattaaagatagGGAGGTACTCTCAATTACTAtggtaatgggagccatataggtacctaaaatacAAAGTTAGATTGTCCATCAGGTTCGGCACACCAGTCTGAGTATTAATATTAGAAACTGCATTTGTGCTGTTTTTATAGTGCACCAACACAGCAAAAGACTCTTTCCGTTCACTTCAACAGGAGCTGAACTGTGCAATTATCAGAATCATTCAAAGCTTTAGGCAGAATTTGCCAGGCATAACATATTAATGTCACTTCAGCCATacttctcttaaaaaaaatttaaaacatcaAAAAAGTTACCTGCAGCCAAACCTTCTCTGTTACTCTGAATTGGCCCAAGGGACGTATCCATCAGTGGCAATCCCTTCTCAGTATCAAGGATTTCCTGGGTTTCCTTTTTATCCAAGAGCCCCACCTCTTCCAAAATATTAATATCTGGCTCAGGCTCCCTCTGGTTTAGagtctcctcttcctcttcaatATGCTGTACTGGCCTCTCATCTTCAACTTGTGGGAACTTCTGACCAATTTCTTCAGCTGAACTTGGGCTTCCCACAAGATGGCTATCATATTCAGTTTCTTTTACAGTATCTATAGTAGAGAAGAAAGCATGGATGTGGCATAGTTGGCTTGTCTTTCTCACTGGCAGCTGTGTTCAGTGAAAGATATTCAAAGACTGTGATTGAGAAAGCCTTACTGATATCTTCCACTAAATATATTCTTCCAGATGGCTATTTTTTTGTTCTAGCATATTTTTAGGCAAATTTCAGTGACACCCTAGTAAATATTTGCATGGAAATTATGCCAGGTAAAAACACTGACCAGATGGAAGAATTTAGTTTTACTGTATCTCAGTAACAAGAATGTATCAGAAAATAAACGGCCAACTATTTGCTTCTGTTAAAAGGGCCCTATTTATACTAAGGTTTTGTACTGCCCTTCATCTTTGTCCCCATCACTATTATCTGACTAACCAGGCAGGCATCAGCAAGTCTCTGGTGGACTTCATGGTGCCTGTGGCTCACCTTCCTTGCCAAGGTTGGCATACTCAGTATTTCCTCCACTCATTCACAGTGTTTTGATGATATTGTGGTGATAGGATTCTTATCTAGATAATTTTTCAGTGCCTAAGTTTAATATAAAATCATTGAACATATCAGATAATGGCACACTAGTTAGagggaaaaacaacaaggagtatttgtggcacctcagaaactaacaaatttatttgggcataagcttttgtgggctaaaacccacttcatcagatgcatggagtggaaaatacagtaggaagatatatatatagagagagtacatgaaaagatgggattGACTTACTaattctaacgagacaattcaattaaagtggactATCATCatcaggaggaaaaatcacttttgtagtggtaatcagggtggcccatttcaaacagctgacaagaaggtgtgagtaacggtagtggggaaaattagcatggggaaatagtttttagtttgttgCTATGGAAGTTCAGCATCTACTACATATTTCTAAAAATTCACTGCAtgcctctaatttttttttaaatgaggcccTATGTGGATGGGTCTTTCCTGCCACATCCAGTCACTTCAGTCTCATATGCAGGAGACCTGTTCATCAGAATGAAGCAGATGGTTGAGGCTCAATAACCATCATCTCTCTCAGGGTTTATATGGCCAACCATCAGCACAGTATCTGGGCCACATAAAAATTGATTACCAACAGTGAAGTCCCAAATGGAGTCTGGgtttctttcctcccctccccaccctcccccacccaattatgctataaaaactctacTTGGAGTAGGATTATATGTTTTAGGGGTTTTTTCCTCCATAgacaagcaaaaaaaaaccaaaaaaccctcaaCTTCCCCTGAGCAATTGTCAAACCTAAGATCCTACCTGTATCATACATGCTATAATCCTTTTCATGTTCTGAAATGGACACAAGTGGTGCACTCTCACTAACAGATGAGTATTTGTGCCTTAACAAATATATTATTTCCTGAACATCATCCATCAGTGCAGCTTCTTCATCCCACAAATCTATTTCTTTCACCACCTCTTCTTTATTTTCTGCTTGCCTTGCATCTAAAACATTTTCCACAATATCCATTATCCTAGATTCTGAAAATGtaaggatctggtccaaagcTTGTTGGATATCCTGATAATCATGATTACCCTTCTGAGCAAGATCCAGCTTCAACTTCATGTTGTGAAACATGGCTTCTACCCTGACAATGTGCTGGGGCCCAAGATACTTTTGTAAACGTGCCACTCGCTTTTCATCAAGAAATTCTTTTATTATAATGAGCTGCTTCACAGCCTCTCTGTATTCTGGCTCCACAGCTTCATTTGTGGTTTCAGAAGTATCAGCAGGCCCTGTCTGCTCTGTTACGTTCTGAAGATCTTTCAGGTCTTTCTGCACAAGATCCTCTAGGAAAGGATCTTCTGTTTGATTAAAATCATTTTTGCTGTCCACTGTTTCAAGAGACTTGTCATTTGGCAAAGTCCTTTCATCGTCTTCTTCCATTTCAGGGGCTACTAATGTGTCTTCTGTTTCTGGAGACTCCTCATCTTCTTCTATCTCATTCAGTTTAGCTCCACTGAATTGTATATCCTCCTCTTCATTCTTGGTCTCACTCAAATCTTGCATGCTGTTCTTTCTGGCATGCTTAAACATTGTGTTTGCTTCCTCTCCTGTTTCATCGCTCTCATAAACAGGATTAGCAGTTCCTGAAATAGCTCCATCTGGTATTTCCAATTCTAGGTTTGTACTTTCTCCATCTAATTTATTACCCTGTCTATTTGCAAGCCTCTCTTTTGACAATGCTGCACTTGCAGCATTGTCATCTTCTAATAGTTCTTCCTCTGCTTGACTTAGGTCATCATCTTCTTCAGCTTCCAACTCTTCAGACTGAAGTTCTGGTTTTACTGTTTTTTCTCCAACTATATCGGTTCCAAGAGCTTTGTCTTTATTTTCATCCCCACTATGAGCAGTGTCTTGTTGGGTCAGCCTCTCTGTGTCAACATCCTGTGCAGTCTCTGTGGATATTTCACCAATACTTTTTTCTAGTGTCTTCTTGCCTGTGTTTCTGGAAAGCTCTTGTTCCGCATCTTCCTCCGAATACCTGGTCTTGTTTTCTTGTTGCTTAGATTGCTCAACAGCCGCTTTACTTGTATGCTGATTGTTCAGgtcttcttccttttttccccctagtaTTTCAGTTTCTTCCTTAATAGCAACATTTGTTTGATTCTCATTCTCAGGCACCCTTGTTTGTTCAAAATCCTCTCCATCTTGTTGAATATCTTGTTTCTCTGTAGCAGATATTTCATGCTCTCTTTTGCCTTCTAAGAGGTCAATATCCCCTAGGTCACTTTGGGATGCACTTTTTAGCTCCTCCAGTGGTTCTGGTAGAAAATTCACAGATTGCTGGTCCCCAGCTgcctttttcccctttattttcttccataatgtgttgggttttgtatcaTTTTCCAAGCTGTCCTCCAAAAtctcctcctctgccttttcTTTATCTTTCAATATTTTATGAAGAGTAATTCCTTCTGGATCATCTTTGATGTTGCCTACAGGTGGTTTTAAAGCTTCTTGCTTTTCTTCAATGGATAGTTTAGACTCCAGGCTAGGAACACCTCTAGGATCATGCACAGATGTGCCACGCAGTTCTTCAGTAAATGATTCTGTCTTATCATCCAGGAACTCTTCCTCATACtgttcagttttgtttgttttttcctttggaTCTTGGCCATTTACAACATGTTTTTCCTTTTTGAGAAGGTATTCTTCAGTTAGATCGTCAAGCtgagctgttgctgctgttttatCCTCCTTACTAACTGGGATCacctcatcctcttcctccttttcttccaaCGAATCAGACTTGCTCACATCTGTATCATCATTTGTTCTTGCACCCCGTCTGAGAGTTGGAAAGATGGTATCCTCTACAGTTGTTAATAAACCCAAATAGTCTTTTTTCTCATTATTTCTTTGGGTAATTAACTCTGCAGCATCCTCAATGGTTTCATAAGGTTTATTCTTTTCTGACTCACGGTCAGAATATTTATCAGCTGAATGCTTCTCAGCTTCTGAGTCCACTGGGGTTTCTTCTTTTGTAAATGATAGCAAAGGGATTTCTTCAGATTGTTCCTTAAGATCTTCCAGCAACTCTGTGTCATGAGAATCAGTAttcaaattttcattaaaatcatCCTCCAGTGATGTCACAAGGCTAGTCATCTCATCATCAGACACAAGGGCATCTGCAGTTGAACCAAATTTTGTTTTCAAGTCCATAGACAGTTCTCTGTTTAAAAGTGTATAGGCATCAGTCTCCTCACTCTCCTTATCTGATTCTTTGGCTGTACCCTGAGGATTATTAGAATTTTTGGTATTTTCACTTTCTAGCATTTTTTCTTGTAGCATTCCTTCTGAGTGAGGATGTGCAATTTGGTCTCCCTGAGACTTTTTTTCATGGCTATATATGTTGAggtcatccctctcagatttgaGGAGTCCCTGTACATTCTCAgtgttttcagaaagaaaactgcctttttcttctgttttggtGAGGACTTCCTTGTTTTCTTCTGGACCTGGCTCAAGAACATCAGTCTCAGAAACATCAAGGGGCTTTACAGTATCAGAcccttctgtctcctcctcctttttggtTTCTTCAATAACTTCTGTCCCTGGAGCATTCAATTCAGCTTTGCCCCTGTTCACCACAGTTTCTTCTGAAGATTTTAAAAGCTCATCCACGTTATAGTTATCAAAATcatcttttcctccatcaaaacaaacaaaatcagtttCCTGgaacagagggggaaaaagcatTGTCAGTTGTCAGAGAGTTTTTTCTATTACATTGATGTGAAAGGTTCAAACAATTTTCTTTACCATTACGTACGTTTCTACATTTTTCCATTAACTGGGGACTAAATCTTTAAGTCCATaatcaaaacttccattgactcaatgggagttttgcttgagtaaggactgagcaGGAAAACCAGGTAAGGACCTTAGGATTCCAAGCAGTGGGCTAAATCCTAAGCAGTAATGAACAGATAgggagtcaatggcagagttggttatattttaaataaactatCATGTGCATCTTTGAAATTGGAACTATTGTCAGTAAAATGGCAAGGACAAGTTCTTCTTTATCAAGTGGTTAGCACATAGCGGGTGCCGCCATAAATAAATAGTGACACAAACTAAAGGTTTGTACTTACACGATACATATGGGCCAAAATACAGtctgatcctgcaacccttactcacataTGTATTTCCAGTAACTACAATCGCATTAGCCATGTCAATAAGAATTGCCGAATCAGACTGATAATCCATACGCTAATAGAATAAAGCAAACAAAGAGGCTTACACAGTTCCAAAGTTTTTCTCTAAGTTCCAGAAGTTCTGGGAAATAAACCTATTCATTCAGAGTTTGTATGAAACAGCCTCCATACAACCCAGCTAGTAACGCTTCTTCAGGGATTCTGAGACCATTCTATGTATAGTTATTTAGTCACTTTTTGTCGGAAGAAAGAATGCTTCATTTTAGACAAGGCCAGTGTTCAAATTATGGTGGATATagacatatatacacacaatattaGTTCATGGACTGAAAAGTAATTACAGTTTTTTCCTTCTAGGGTTATTGAGGTTCCAGTTCTCTCTCACTGATTTCACTCACAGTTCAGGAATGAGCCATAAGTATAATAAAGCCAGTCAAAAAAGTCACAATCAAAACTTACATCTGTTGGTAGTTCTAGCTCATCACTGgtattataaatataatttatttcaaGTAAATCCTTTGGAAAATATCCAAATTCACTGCCAACCTGCcagaataaaaaacaacaaaacaaaaagaaaagtttcaaTGTAAAGACGCTTGTAAAGCCACATTAGGAAAAAAGCgactttaaaaatacaattagtaGTTAAGAATATATCAAGTTAGATATCAAACCTAAATATTTCTAGACATACAGGTTGTTACCACAATAAATTGGAGAAACAGAACAGTAATACATTACACTTTCAATGGTTTAATTTGAGATTctaaacattaattaagcctcacaacacctttGAGAAGTAGGGAAGTATTTCTACTCCCCTTTCAAAGACATGGCCAGCTAAGGCATAGGGCCACATAGCAAGTTATGGGGAGAGTTTGGAATGAAACCCAGGAGTCATGGCTCAAAGCatactctcactgacttcacaaATGCTCCGACCACTTTCTTGTGCACAATTAGCAAAAATATCTTTTCGTGATAAGGCCTACCTGTCtgcaaaaatgttacatttttaaagcagACAACCAACCTTCTCCATAACTTTATACTTCTCACTTCACATTTTGGAAAGATTTCTTAAAGCCAGCTGTTAGAAAACACACAATTGCACCTGAGCTATTGCAAATTGCTGAACAGTAGCCTTTTATCACCACTAGTATTATCTACCTTAGTATCAGCGTGTAAAATGTGACCTTCTTTCCAAACACACTTGTTCTTCGGTAGCTAGTGTTTCCAGATGAGCAATAGGTGCAGGTGGTCAATTAAGAATAAGGTGATGTGGTGATCAAACGCAAACAGTAGGAGACAGAAAGCTCTCTTATCACTCACTAGTTAAAGATCCACAGAATAATGCTCTCACTTGGAAGCTCTGATAGCTGCTGTCAGGAAGCCAATATGAATAGCACAGTATTGCTTCAAAGATTAGATAGCCAAAGCAACGAGAAACTGGTGGACACCCTATTGAGAGTACAGAGTCCCTAGAAAGCCAAAATATGCTCAAGAAGAAAGCACTGCTCACTTCCTCGATATCTTGATGTTTTTATTGTCGGAGCAAGAAGGCAATTGCCAATTTTCTTGGAGAGTATGCGTGAAGATCGTTCAATTAAGgatcaaaataaaaaagaacatAGTTCACCCTCAGATGGGACACACTCTGATATCGATTACGATGGTttataaatccagagtagctTCAAACTGCTCAGTGAAGCTCTCTGGATTTGCCACGGTGAAAATAATATTAGAACTTGGTCTAGGTGTGCAATACATAGACATAGTAATACACTCACAAATGAATGAAATACTCAAGGGATATggagtttcctttttaaaatatttaccattCAAATCCTAAATGAAATAGCTGTGGAACCTACTTACGGAACAGTAATGTTTACGCAATT from Lepidochelys kempii isolate rLepKem1 chromosome 3, rLepKem1.hap2, whole genome shotgun sequence encodes the following:
- the MIA3 gene encoding transport and Golgi organization protein 1 homolog isoform X3, whose product is MAAARPRVSLLLLALVALLLPAQRPLCWAGKHLDRRFAERKRCADPECSMLMYRGKAKQDFKGPDCRFINLKEGEAVYVYYKLIGKSTELWAGSVGSEFGYFPKDLLEINYIYNTSDELELPTDETDFVCFDGGKDDFDNYNVDELLKSSEETVVNRGKAELNAPGTEVIEETKKEEETEGSDTVKPLDVSETDVLEPGPEENKEVLTKTEEKGSFLSENTENVQGLLKSERDDLNIYSHEKKSQGDQIAHPHSEGMLQEKMLESENTKNSNNPQGTAKESDKESEETDAYTLLNRELSMDLKTKFGSTADALVSDDEMTSLVTSLEDDFNENLNTDSHDTELLEDLKEQSEEIPLLSFTKEETPVDSEAEKHSADKYSDRESEKNKPYETIEDAAELITQRNNEKKDYLGLLTTVEDTIFPTLRRGARTNDDTDVSKSDSLEEKEEEDEVIPVSKEDKTAATAQLDDLTEEYLLKKEKHVVNGQDPKEKTNKTEQYEEEFLDDKTESFTEELRGTSVHDPRGVPSLESKLSIEEKQEALKPPVGNIKDDPEGITLHKILKDKEKAEEEILEDSLENDTKPNTLWKKIKGKKAAGDQQSVNFLPEPLEELKSASQSDLGDIDLLEGKREHEISATEKQDIQQDGEDFEQTRVPENENQTNVAIKEETEILGGKKEEDLNNQHTSKAAVEQSKQQENKTRYSEEDAEQELSRNTGKKTLEKSIGEISTETAQDVDTERLTQQDTAHSGDENKDKALGTDIVGEKTVKPELQSEELEAEEDDDLSQAEEELLEDDNAASAALSKERLANRQGNKLDGESTNLELEIPDGAISGTANPVYESDETGEEANTMFKHARKNSMQDLSETKNEEEDIQFSGAKLNEIEEDEESPETEDTLVAPEMEEDDERTLPNDKSLETVDSKNDFNQTEDPFLEDLVQKDLKDLQNVTEQTGPADTSETTNEAVEPEYREAVKQLIIIKEFLDEKRVARLQKYLGPQHIVRVEAMFHNMKLKLDLAQKGNHDYQDIQQALDQILTFSESRIMDIVENVLDARQAENKEEVVKEIDLWDEEAALMDDVQEIIYLLRHKYSSVSESAPLVSISEHEKDYSMYDTDTVKETEYDSHLVGSPSSAEEIGQKFPQVEDERPVQHIEEEEETLNQREPEPDINILEEVGLLDKKETQEILDTEKGLPLMDTSLGPIQSNREGLAAGIVTTADDTVKTESPHLEGDPAVPHITLNDVVILAKENMRPFTDILIATLPEDIRPGPDFHGLPWEPIIITALVGIATLGILFWRTCLSVKSRMYQVTEKQLAEKIKNLLQEKTEILEKMSDYDQKIKEAKESVKVAQKQNTSLSDEAAGLKDVIKGLEETNHLLDDRLRNLQTVLETERQQNVKKEDKIFEMQTALEKLQEVIMLHSVELSEVQIVLNEAKLSEEKVKSELRHVQEENARLKKRKEQLLQEAEGWSERHTELSEQIKQYQKSQKDIEEALAYKENEIEVLTNCIMQLKQTDPDSEGKKDGEGNGWDTGDDLANGELPDNQSEKMKNQIKQMMDVSRVKTTLSIVEEDRDLLQSKLSDEIAARHELEEQIKKLEHDSCSIQTAKARFENECKTLQQKVEILNELYQQKEMALQKKLTQEEYERQEKEQKLSAADEKAVLAVEEVKVYKQRILEMEEELKKTERSYKNQIAGHEKKAHDNWLIARSAERALAEEKREAANLRQKLIEVNQKIAMLQRPLVVKPTAGRPDRQVPVRRGPLSRDGSFGPSPVSGGGPSPPLMMEAPGQPLSATRREGSRSEFGAVVDGPSAPRRPPELSGRSSVPDLGPAVAALLNSGPRTSSPSTSMDGVQNPPKESEAPCVSTVLPSSSEAAAAVSIWQLDMVLVHSLL
- the MIA3 gene encoding transport and Golgi organization protein 1 homolog isoform X2, with product MAAARPRVSLLLLALVALLLPAQRPLCWAGKHLDRRFAERKRCADPECSMLMYRGKAKQDFKGPDCRFINLKEGEAVYVYYKLIGKSTELWAGSVGSEFGYFPKDLLEINYIYNTSDELELPTDETDFVCFDGGKDDFDNYNVDELLKSSEETVVNRGKAELNAPGTEVIEETKKEEETEGSDTVKPLDVSETDVLEPGPEENKEVLTKTEEKGSFLSENTENVQGLLKSERDDLNIYSHEKKSQGDQIAHPHSEGMLQEKMLESENTKNSNNPQGTAKESDKESEETDAYTLLNRELSMDLKTKFGSTADALVSDDEMTSLVTSLEDDFNENLNTDSHDTELLEDLKEQSEEIPLLSFTKEETPVDSEAEKHSADKYSDRESEKNKPYETIEDAAELITQRNNEKKDYLGLLTTVEDTIFPTLRRGARTNDDTDVSKSDSLEEKEEEDEVIPVSKEDKTAATAQLDDLTEEYLLKKEKHVVNGQDPKEKTNKTEQYEEEFLDDKTESFTEELRGTSVHDPRGVPSLESKLSIEEKQEALKPPVGNIKDDPEGITLHKILKDKEKAEEEILEDSLENDTKPNTLWKKIKGKKAAGDQQSVNFLPEPLEELKSASQSDLGDIDLLEGKREHEISATEKQDIQQDGEDFEQTRVPENENQTNVAIKEETEILGGKKEEDLNNQHTSKAAVEQSKQQENKTRYSEEDAEQELSRNTGKKTLEKSIGEISTETAQDVDTERLTQQDTAHSGDENKDKALGTDIVGEKTVKPELQSEELEAEEDDDLSQAEEELLEDDNAASAALSKERLANRQGNKLDGESTNLELEIPDGAISGTANPVYESDETGEEANTMFKHARKNSMQDLSETKNEEEDIQFSGAKLNEIEEDEESPETEDTLVAPEMEEDDERTLPNDKSLETVDSKNDFNQTEDPFLEDLVQKDLKDLQNVTEQTGPADTSETTNEAVEPEYREAVKQLIIIKEFLDEKRVARLQKYLGPQHIVRVEAMFHNMKLKLDLAQKGNHDYQDIQQALDQILTFSESRIMDIVENVLDARQAENKEEVVKEIDLWDEEAALMDDVQEIIYLLRHKYSSVSESAPLVSISEHEKDYSMYDTDTVKETEYDSHLVGSPSSAEEIGQKFPQVEDERPVQHIEEEEETLNQREPEPDINILEEVGLLDKKETQEILDTEKGLPLMDTSLGPIQSNREGLAAGIVTTADDTVKTESPHLEGDPAVPHITLNDVVILAKENMRPFTDILIATLPEDIRPGPDFHGLPWEPIIITALVGIATLGILFWRTCLSVKSRMYQVTEKQLAEKIKNLLQEKTEILEKMSDYDQKIKEAKESVKVAQKQNTSLSDEAAGLKDVIKGLEETNHLLDDRLRNLQTVLETERQQNVKKEDKIFEMQTALEKLQEVIMLHSVELSELLQEAEGWSERHTELSEQIKQYQKSQKDIEEALAYKENEIEVLTNCIMQLKQTDPDSEGKKDGEGNGWDTGDDLANGELPDNQSEKMKNQIKQMMDVSRVKTTLSIVEEDRDLLQSKLSDEIAARHELEEQIKKLEHDSCSIQTAKARFENECKTLQQKVEILNELYQQKEMALQKKLTQEEYERQEKEQKLSAADEKAVLAVEEVKVYKQRILEMEEELKKTERSYKNQIAGHEKKAHDNWLIARSAERALAEEKREAANLRQKLIEVNQKIAMLQRPLVVKPTAGRPDRQVPVRRGPLSRDGSFGPSPVSGGGPSPPLMMEAPGQPLSATRREGSRSEFGAVVDGPSAPRRPPELSGRSSVPDLGPAVAALLNSGPRTSSPSTSMDGVVNLGPKGPSFPGTPIMTSPVTGPPPPPVRFGALPPPLRGHYGSRPLPLPLVCGPPLPPPAARDYLPGPPLGMRDLSPGPLPPPDSKGYVRFPPPFRPGGPLGPRDYPPGPPLPPQGLRDYPPPPNRDLPPPGPRDYPPAPPCPPSPAGPRDNTHPPERKP